In Gossypium arboreum isolate Shixiya-1 chromosome 5, ASM2569848v2, whole genome shotgun sequence, a single genomic region encodes these proteins:
- the LOC108471518 gene encoding cyclin-dependent protein kinase inhibitor SMR9-like, protein MAPSSRRGKTTRNASKPRRSKYTKKLVKPSINIQTSTSATLEDSASKIDDRFALDHNIEGDGDVSTTSPCSTPKAQRYRIPEIHTCPPAPKKRRSVPSNCSLQRTPPIAFFASPDLELFFFFAFRDISV, encoded by the coding sequence ATGGCACCCAGCAGCAGAAGAGGCAAAACAACAAGAAACGCAAGCAAGCCCAGAAGAAGTAAATACACGAAGAAGCTCGTAAAGCCGAGCATCAACATTCAAACGTCCACATCAGCAACGTTGGAAGATTCGGCTTCCAAGATTGATGATAGATTTGCATTGGATCATAATATTGAAGGAGATGGTGATGTCTCTACTACAAGTCCATGCTCTACACCAAAGGCTCAAAGGTATCGAATACCGGAAATCCATACATGCCCTCCAGCACCAAAGAAGCGAAGATCAGTTCCGTCAAATTGCTCCTTACAAAGAACTCCTCCTATTGCTTTCTTTGCTTCTCCAGATTTAgagctcttcttcttctttgcatTTAGAGATATTTCAGTCTGA